The nucleotide sequence GCCTTTGACCTTATCAGTCACCGACAGACTGGGGGCGAAGCCCACCGAGGCGTCTACGCCCAGTCCGCTCCCGAAGTTCATCTTGTAGGAGCCTACCAATTCGAGGCCGCTATAGTCGCGGTTGGCTGAGTAGCCTTCGCCTGCCACTTCGAATCCGAACTTGACCCAGCCGGCGCCGATCTTGAGCCCCTGGCCCAGGTTATATACCCCGGCTATATCGAGCTTGCTGTTTCCAAGATCGCCTTTGCCGATGCCGGCGAGCGGCACTGCGTCCGCGCTCGAGGCTGAGTAGTAGGACCCCATTACGGCTATCTTATCCGTGATATCAAAGCTTCCTTTGATCTGGAAGCCGTTTAGGGTAGCGTCGAAACCATTGTCATCGCTGTCGCTGTAATTTGCATTGCCGAATGCATAGTCGAGCGACGTACTTAAACCAGCTGCCAGGGCCATCGGTGCTATGGCCAGGAACAGAGCAAGTACTATACCGGATATATATAGACTTTTTCTCATGAGCTCATTCCCTCCTTAATGTCTAGAATAGGTGACGGGGTTGAGATACTATGTTTTATGCCTGGCAGCGTCAGGGGATATCTCCTACCCCATCACCTACATTTGGTTAGTTTAATACTTCCACATATCCCAACCAAAACCAGAGCTCTTACCAGGCTCGTATTTGGGCCTTACCTTATAGGGTGTGGTCCACGGCGCGCTTGCGTTGCCCGCCTTATCGTAAGCGACTATCTGGATATTGTAGAGACCGATCTTGGTTGGGAGCGTATGGTCCACTATAGCTTTGGTGCCCGATACGCTATATGTCGTGCTCTCATCGCCAACAGTGACAACCACACGGTCAAGAGCAACATTATCGGTAGCGGTGATCTTGAGAGTGCCGTCCTTGATTTCGCCCTCGACTGTCGGGGCTACTTTGTCTTCTACTGGCGCCGGTGGCGCTCCGACTGTCAATTCAAATGCTCTCATGTTCCAGTTACCGATTGCATCGACATATGCAACGTTAAGTGTATAGGTTCCTTCAGCGAAGGTGGGACCGAACTTTATGGTGTAGATGCTCGAGTCTTCAGGATCTGGTGTTGCCTTGAGCATTCCGGTATA is from Bacillota bacterium and encodes:
- a CDS encoding outer membrane beta-barrel protein, producing the protein MRKSLYISGIVLALFLAIAPMALAAGLSTSLDYAFGNANYSDSDDNGFDATLNGFQIKGSFDITDKIAVMGSYYSASSADAVPLAGIGKGDLGNSKLDIAGVYNLGQGLKIGAGWVKFGFEVAGEGYSANRDYSGLELVGSYKMNFGSGLGVDASVGFAPSLSVTDKVKGDVGDPDRTAEASYKGSLLGFEIGATYAISENINIKGGYRSTHISGDGKPDHPEYRFLSHDYTVSGFFLGVGANF